TAAAAACAATTTATAAATATCTGGAAAAAAAGGAAAGTGACAAGATTTATCTACAGGCAGATAAAAATTTGCCCTATGGTCAAATTATTGAAATTTTAGGCGAAATCAAAAACGCTGGCATTACCGATGTGGGACTTTTAGCAACCCAAATTAAAAAACGCTAAATGAATGGTAATTTTAAAGGTTATTTTTACTCAATTATCCTTCATTTCTCTCTTTTGGCTATTTTCTCATTTTTGCCAATGTTAAAAAAAACAAAAAATATTGAATATCCAGTTGTTTTTGAAGTGAGTATCGCTCCCAAGATTAGCGAAGAAAATATCGAAAGAAAAAGTGATGTAGCTGTTCAAAAAGAAGGACTAAAAGAAATAAAGAAAGAAGAAAAGAAAGATACTTTAAAAGTAAAAACTAGTAGCAAAAAACAAGAGGTAATAAAATCACAGGGATTCAGTTTAAAAACCGAAGGCGGAGTTGTTTCTTCATTTTATTTAAACATTGTTCTCAATAGGATTGCTGAAAACTGGTATAATCCTTATCAAAATACTAATTTAAATTTGAAAGCAATTATCTTTTTTAAAATTACTCGGGATGGAAGGATCGAAGAAGTAAAAATTGAAAAAAGTTCGGGAAAGGAGGATT
The candidate division WOR-3 bacterium DNA segment above includes these coding regions:
- a CDS encoding energy transducer TonB → MNGNFKGYFYSIILHFSLLAIFSFLPMLKKTKNIEYPVVFEVSIAPKISEENIERKSDVAVQKEGLKEIKKEEKKDTLKVKTSSKKQEVIKSQGFSLKTEGGVVSSFYLNIVLNRIAENWYNPYQNTNLNLKAIIFFKITRDGRIEEVKIEKSSGKEDFDEYCRRAVLLTKNLPPLPEEFQAEALKIHLEFEYKP